DNA from Aphelocoma coerulescens isolate FSJ_1873_10779 chromosome 4A, UR_Acoe_1.0, whole genome shotgun sequence:
GAACTTTTGGAATAGGAATCTTCCTTTGAATTTGAACCCCCTGAGAGAGACCTTTGCCATGCTGGTGCAATGGTAAATCTGACTGGTTTAGCAGGAGCAGTCTTCAGTGGACGTTTTACATTTTCATCTGATGATTGACTGCCTTCTGCTgttcttctgtgagaagctgtaCTGCCTATCTGGTACTCCTTACTGTCAGTATCAGAAGATATATTACTCTTCAAGCCAGCCAGACTTGAAGAGGCAAGACACCCAATGGAAAGTTTTTCAGAAATGTATGATGTGTTGGCATGTTGACTGCCTTGGTTAACCTTTGAAACAGGAACAGTTTCTGCTTTAAAACATACTTCCAATTTACTGCAAGGTACCACACAAACTGCTTTTGAGACAGATGCAGCagtgtctatttttttttctacgtTGTCCTTGAATAACTGAAATTCCATAATTTCACAAGTTTCTTGGTCATTTTTTGCTACTGAACTCTTTTCAGGCCTCAAAACAGACACTGTCTTGATGTCAGAACAAGACTCTGAGTCAGCTACTGCAACCTGTGGAGTTCTTAGTGCAGTATCTGAGACAGCATGGTTGGAATGATTCTCAGTAGTACCAAAGCAGAGTTCCTCTTTGCCAGTATACATTGGATCCCCCTTTTCCTGGGCTTTAATATTTGGATCCACAGAATTTACCGAGGAACTCTGTGCAACATCTGGCAATATATCCCTGCCCACTGTTTCCACACCACTGCTAAACAAGTCAACTGCTGGTATGTCTGGAGACACAACAGCTTCTCCTTCAAGTTGTTGCAGTTCTGGAAGTGCAGCTACTTCAGCACTGGTACTTTGCTGATGTACTTTCAATTCAGTAGCAGACTCAACTGCAGAGTACGACACTTTTGCTCTGTAGTGTTCTTCCAGGTTCACTGGAGAAGGCTCAGGCCTCAGAAGGAGTGTGGCTGCTTTATAGTGATGGTCCACATCAGGAAGGCACCCATTCTCTTGCAGCAAAGCACAGAGGTCTTCTGCCACAAGTGTGGAATCATAAGAGTCATGGGCAGCATCAGTAGGAGTTTTTATACCTGGTATCTCCTTAAAACCACCTCCCTTTGCACAGTGTCCCATTTGGGCTGATAATCCTGTATTAAACAGAGGAGAAGATTGGGCACTTAAAGGTTACAATTCAAACACCGTCTGTATGACTAATTCATTCCAGGTAGTGCAGTCCTTTAACATGAATGCCCCATGTCTGGGCACTGATGACTGATAAATAAGCCTGTTCAGAGCCTATTTAGAAATGGGCTGTCCAAGTGAGAGACTAAAAAAGTTTTTGTTTGAACATACCTAATCCAGGGAATGACTGAAAGTTACTGTCTGTTTCAGGTGTACCACATTAGTTGCTGTTTAGTTGTTTCCTGCACATATCCTTAGTTGTAAGACTACTAGCCAGATTTCCCTAGACATTTCTTCATGTGTATGCCTAGAAAAGCCATCTAAAATGACCTGGAAAATTCTCTCTTGGTAAGTAGCAAAGGAAGATCCAGTGAACACAAGCCAAAGTCACCCGACACACACAACATATAATGCCAAGGTTAAGGTTTTTCTGAGTGTTTAGGAACTCAGTTTCACATTCACTGAGGTCCAGCCAACTGTGTAGGCAGGTACTTCTGAACATGGTGCTTTCACttcatgttttttttaatgctgcccTCAAAGTTCACCACTTCAGCATTACTTTGTTGAGAGTACTTGACTTTTCATCACAACAGTTTAGCAGCCAGGATTGGTTTTATGTTATGGAACCAAAAGATGCCTAGTTTAAAAGGACTTACAATTCAAACAGGTCCTGTCAGTGTTATGCAGAAGAGTTCAAGCACCCAAAATAGCAATACCTATGGCTTCATTACCTTCCCAGTCACTTTTATGTTTGTCACGCTCAAGTAATTCTGTTgaatttctcttcctttctggagTTGCAGGAAGACATGCTTCATTTTCCAGCTGTTCCACCTAAAGAAGTGAAGACGTTTTAATTAAAGAATCATGCACAAAAATTGTACTTTATACACATGCATTTTTACAAATATTCAAATCATAAACACAAAACCTCCACCCTGTAATTTACCAACACTGTGGGCAATGTACTATTCCAGTTAAGAGATAGACTTGTAAAAATAGACTTAGGCCTCTTTAAAACTGACATTTAGCTTTTCAAAGAGACCAGGAGTTTTTCAAAGACACCAGGAGTGTCTTTACAAATGAAGCATAACCCACAATTTTGGgctaaataatgaaaacaaaaaattgcaCTTGTCTTCAGTTTTCATGATATTGAAATTTTCAGAGtcttttttggttggttggttggtgcaAAAGAGGTGTTTTCCCTTCTTCCAATAGAAGAAGTAAAGAAAAGTGCataggagagaaaaaagaaattaaaatatttaaaataataattaaaaactcACACTCATTTCCTTCTGCTCAGTGATTCTTTTCTATAAAACTCCTACCTGGAGGGGTAGCTGATGCTTGTTGGTAAAGCCTTTCTGTTTCCGAGGGTTGATGGCAATCCTGTGTCTGGCTGCTGAGGTGTCCAGGCAGCCAAGGGGGCTAGCAGGGATGGTAAAATCAACAGGAAGGAAGCTGCTACCTTGTGAAATGGGGGTCCCCAGAATGGCAGAGGATAAAGGACTGATGGGCCTGGAGGAAGCTTCAGAAGGTATCTGTAAAACACAAATATAAATCTATATATATTTTGCTTTACTTCCCCTACATCTCTGGAACAGTTCCTTTGTTAGCTCATTCCATTTCAAAAGCTTGAAATGGCTGTATTTTTGGACATAAATcctcattttaaaatgcatacCTGAAGTCATCTCTGCATAGAGAATCCTCGATTCTGTGTGTTCAACTGTACGCAACACAGAAGGAGAAATACctgtctctgctgcagtaagagCCTCAGCTTGTCCCCACCCCAGTTCTTATCCACAAATCCATTTGCAGAATATGCACACACCAGCAGGAGACACTGCTGCCGTTTGTATAGCTGCTTTTTCATCCCAGTAGTGTGACCCAGTGCAGAAATTCATTATTAAAAAGCCACAGAAGCAGCATGGATGCTTGCTCCTCATTATCTCTAATAAAGTTGCCATAGCCACTTTTCTCTCACAATATCCACTTTCAGGAAAATCAAAAGCTTCTCAGTATACCAGAACTATCTTCCAGACAGTGATGTGGATCTCAGCCTTGCAGCAATGCTGCTTTGGGGAACTGAACAGCAGTAACCTTAGATTGTGCTATCAAAATAAAGGGTTTACAGAAATGTTTGTAGAAAAGTCCCTAAACATGAAGTTTGACTGGTTTTGCTACTGTTTTGAAATGCAGACCAAGCTTTCTGGAACATTTGTAAAATGTCACATACTTGCCAAACAAGCTTCATTCATAAAGCTGGGTGACACACAGCCATTGCACTGTGCGTGGCATTCACAATTTAGTTTTGTTTAAGCTTAGGATATAACACAGCACTTCAAACATGTATGCTGATGAAGTTTTAAAGATCATGAAAACATCTTCACATCTGATCCACAAAAACGGTCACGGTACATCAAAAAATATGACCTCTGCAAATTTTTCCAATCTGGTCCTGATCTGTGTTGTTCTGAGAGTAGAACCTGCTGCTTCTCATGGTCATTTATCATCCAAAGAAAACTGCAAATTAAAACACACCCTTTCCTGTGGAATACCTGGCATTAGGAAAGGTTGGTCCTGCAATCATTTCCCATGAGAAAAGAGATACAGGGCACTGCTCACAAGCCACAGCTGATGGGAAGGTGTAATTATTTGGTATTGAGGCCCTGGGATATGGAAGCAGATTTGAAGTGCTTTGCCTGGTCAAATTTTTTGTGTAACTTTATAGATTCACACTGTGTCAcagagctgcctctgtgctgtTCACAAAACCCACTTACCAGTAGATTTCTGCCTGTCTTATTATTTCTTATTCAAAACCCTGAGAGTTTTAAGTATCATTAGCCTCACTCTGGAGTCTTAAAGAATTGTTTCCTAAGATACACCACACacagaataaattttaaaaaataaaattactgtaCTGGCTTCATATAGACTCTACACATGACATCTCAGGGAAGTTTATTAGCATGAAAAGGAGCTATTTACCTGTTCATCTTCACTGTCTGTTCCGCCTAAACTCAAAGAGCTATGACGCTGAACAGGGTTGGAGGACTGTGGGATAAAATGAGGAAGAGGGTAAGTCAAGGGAAGTATCACACTGAACTATCTCGAGCTGGATATCCAGTGCTAATTATGAGAAAacacaagaggaaaaataaaggaagggTCACTGGGTCCCTGCCTTACACAGTACGTTTAATTTCTTCATTGGCATCAAACATAAAGTAGGGGAGATTTCTTCCACATTGAGATATGCCAGAAAGGTTGACCACAGGAGGCAATATATTTTATAAAGTTTTTTTGAGTTATTGTGTTAAAATCATCAGATTTACAAATTCTCACAAGTTCACTGAAGTCTAAAATCATGCATTTGCCAATGATAGAGGTCACAGTCCTGGTCTGCATAAAAGCATGGAAAATTGTTCCCAGAAAGGGTATTTGTAGGGTCACTTTCTAGGTATACCTCAGAGTGACAAGTCCACAATCCACCTAGGTAATTTCTTCTGGCTCTAACTGATCTGTACCATCACATTTTATCACAAGCAAGCAAAAAGGtcttccccttctccaggcagattTTATCTTTTCTGTATGGATGGTCACTAACGTGACATGACAATTATACCTCGTTTGGCGAAACTGTCAGAACTTCATGAAGGCTTGACATTTCAGGAGGGCTTCTAGGTAAACCATCATCTTCAGAAACAGCACCTGCATCTTCCAGTTTTTTCCCAGGTATAACAAGAGGAGGTGATCCAAGTCTGAtgttctgctgcagctgaagctgtGGTTGAAATTTAGACTATAGACTTTCAATGGTACAATTTAAAGGGGATGTTCTGCACATTGTAACCCAGATGCTCCTATTAGATATGCAGAATCTTTTagttaaacagaaaaaattgaAGTGACAGACCATTTATAGAAAAGAGCCATTAATAAAATTTTATCTAGCTACATTCATCAAGGACGCATCATTAAAACTGGTGTTGgtataaaattaaaatcaaaatcaGTTTTATTCAGTAAGTTACCAAAGGAATACAGGAATTTCACCATTCCAGAAAGTTTACTACAGTTTAACTCCATTTAAATTCAAAACTTTCAAAATTCTAGATTTAATTCTTTAGTCACACAAATTTAAGTATTTAGTCACACGAACTATTGCCAGTCAGCATTCCCAATCCCAGGTTTAAGTAGTCACCTTTCCCTCACAAAGCCCTTCCAAATCTGAGAGCTTGTTACAACCCTGTCCCATTTTTATACTATGCCCTATTTTTATACAATaccaatttaatttcatttctggTCCACCCTAACGAATTGCATATTAATTTTCCCCATCATCACATCCTGGTCGTGTCTACAGCAAGAATGGTAACAGCAGCCAGGAACAACTTTGTTTGCAAAGGAGTATGAGGATTCTTTTCCAGGATTGCACAAAAGAATGCTCTGGCAGTCCCTGAtcctagaaaaataaaacaaagtctGCAAACTCACAAGCAGCCAGATGTTCCCTCAAACTAAAAATGTTCAGATCTCAGGAAACACCATTACTAAAATTCTTGGCTTAAGTCTGTCAGCTGTGGCAAAGCTGGAATAGAAACAAGGTCTGAACACAAATTTTGTCCTTCAACTGAAAACATCTCAACAGAATATTCCCAAGATAAACATACAgacttattttttctgtttctttgcttATTAAACCATACTGGGTAATTCTAAACCtagttttgtgttttcctgcaaTCTATGCATTCATTTACACCTCTGTAAAATATATCTAAATAGCTGCAATTCTTATTCAGCAAGGTTCATTTGCAATATAATTCCTATAGATCTAATTGCCACACAGGGTAGCACAATGTCCAGAACACCAGTCCCTCAGTTCAAACAGCTTTCTTTTGCAATTTATGGGCAATATATTGCAATACTGTGATATATGGGCAACACAAGGCATACAATGTAAGTGTGCACCTAATGGGAAGTAACATACAGAAAGTCAATTTTGCTTCGGTCTCTTTTCAGAAATTCCTGTCTTAGATTTATTAAATTTATTACACGCAGACAGCAAAGTGCCGTGAGGGTAACTGAATTTGCATTCTGTCTTCTATTGGTAGAAGTTAATTTACATTGCTAAGAAAGTAACTGCTTTTATGAGTAAACTTGGCTTTTATTCTGACAAGCTCACAGAAAAAGTCTGTCAGCTATAGATACAAAAATAGTACTGGCAGTATTACATTACTATGCAGGACGATGGATGAGGAGAGGGCACAGTGGACTGCAAATAGCATGAAAAGAGCTTTTTCCTCCCCAACAATGTTCTGTAATATACTAACATTATTTCTTCTGCTACTCCTCATTATATAAAAAATAGCTTAGCCTATTTTGCAGTCTTAGAGAGGAGCAAGTCCTTCTGTGCATCTTTTGTTACTTAACATGTGACTCAATCGTGTTTTGCAACATGAGTCTCACACTGAGCAGAGGAAGAATTTCAATGACCTTTGGCTCCTTTATCAACCATTTGTATTCAGTCTCTGGAAAAACCTTAAACTTTTATCTGAGTGTTCCAAGCTGGGTAGTTAGTGAAATTAATATAACCAACAGTTCATAAGGGAGCTGTCAAGAAGGGTTCAGTATTGCcttggaagaaggaaatgacCCAGCAGAATGCAGTATCTTTTGCTGGCAGAGATCAGAATaataattatataaataaaGCTGTCAGAGCACCCTGACATATCCATCATCCCACACACTTACACAGCTACTTGGACTACCATGTATAGTGAAAATGTCTGAGCCAGAACTGCCAAAAAGAGTAACACAAATAATATTTAAAGAATAACAGTGTAAGGGACACACTACCATATAATAAATGGCCTTAATCCAAAAGCAGTAGTTACGAAGTAAAGAATATAATTCCCATTGGAAGAGGACATGCTTAATAAGGAAAGTTTGCAAGAGTTCATGAACTGGATCTCCATCATGCACTATGAGACCTGGGCAAGGCTGAAAGCACCAATTTGCTCAAAAATTCAGCTTCCAAGAGGCAGAATAGATCCAAAAGTAGCAAATTTGGCTTTGGACTCTTCAGTCAGCAAAATCCTAAGGCACACAGCAAAGGCATCAAGCAACAGAGTTTCCTGGGAGACAGCTGACACAAAGTAGCACTATTGATGAGGGGATGATGTTCTCACCTGCAAAGTTTTCACTCTTCCAGGTATGTTTTCCTGAGACAAGACATCCCCTGCCACATTTCCTGGTGCAGACTCAAAAATGAAGACGCTGTCATGGGACAAGGCTTTGTTTCCCATGCTACCCTTGGgcctggaaaggaaggaaggacgaGTGGTCAGTGCACTGGATACATTACCCACACCACCAGGGCAGAAGGATGACAAAGAGGCCAGGGTGGGATGCATCACACTTAACTTCAGATCTGTGCATGTTTAAGATAGTCACTGTTAGCTTCTTTTATACTCAGAAGGGAGGAGAAACACATTTTAGGATGCTGATCAAATGCAGATGTCCCTTTGCAGATGCACTCAGCATCTGCATTGAACACACAGGTCAGTCTGTGGACTAGAGAGGGAGTCCAGGGTGATTAGGTATGATGTTAGGAGTTAGGTGGATGCAAACCACCCTGAGAAAGGTCTACAGTGCAGAAAGAGACAAAGAGGAGTCCCTTGTCCTCCTTTGGTGGCAGTCTGCCTATCATGAGACATTCAGGATACAACTTTTGCAGCCTGGTGTGTGTCATAGCTGCCAAAGATGGTGgattgtttttcccttcttgcaTAGGCAGAACATTTAATTTTGCTATATTAACAAACTTGATTCAAGTCCTCTCATGTCCAGCAATAAAACCAGTTGTATTCACCTGTATCCTAAATATGATCAGATCCCAAGTGTATTAAAAAATGTAGATGGGACAAGTGTCCATGGCTACAGTTACAGACCTATCCATGGCCAGGTTAAAGTGCCTAGGTAAGATATTCCTGCTCTGTTTCTGTGCTCATTGGGTATTCAGCCCAGTGAAGCAATGAGTTCCCACAACAGCTGCTAACTGAGTTGCAATTAACTGAGATTGGTTGGGCTTGGGCTATTAAGTTTTGCAGGGCAAATTTTGCACTTGAGTGGCACAACAAGGAAGGCTTCAAATAATTTATTAGCCAAGTTCCACCAGCATAGGCAGGCAGTATTTGTACATTACTTTGTCCAAAAGACAACAAGGATAGCCTCCACCAGGATTTCATCCTAGCCTTGGACTGCAAAACATCGTAGAATATTCTCTCATTGTTAGCCATCAGACTATTAACAAATACAAATTACAAGGATTCCTTGGCTCAGATGCTGTGCAGGCAATGTTTTGCCTCTGAAAGTTTGACTCTGGGGAACAGAGAATGATTAGGAACACA
Protein-coding regions in this window:
- the KIAA1210 gene encoding acrosomal protein KIAA1210 homolog → MKFCMFSDYIMDMGPTEVTQSPETGDTVEECTGKKKSKFQTFRNFFAKKKRKEPPPPREESNLKPCQSSSDVSVAVLDTTALHSPKEAGPKGSMGNKALSHDSVFIFESAPGNVAGDVLSQENIPGRVKTLQLQLQQNIRLGSPPLVIPGKKLEDAGAVSEDDGLPRSPPEMSSLHEVLTVSPNESSNPVQRHSSLSLGGTDSEDEQIPSEASSRPISPLSSAILGTPISQGSSFLPVDFTIPASPLGCLDTSAARHRIAINPRKQKGFTNKHQLPLQVEQLENEACLPATPERKRNSTELLERDKHKSDWEGLSAQMGHCAKGGGFKEIPGIKTPTDAAHDSYDSTLVAEDLCALLQENGCLPDVDHHYKAATLLLRPEPSPVNLEEHYRAKVSYSAVESATELKVHQQSTSAEVAALPELQQLEGEAVVSPDIPAVDLFSSGVETVGRDILPDVAQSSSVNSVDPNIKAQEKGDPMYTGKEELCFGTTENHSNHAVSDTALRTPQVAVADSESCSDIKTVSVLRPEKSSVAKNDQETCEIMEFQLFKDNVEKKIDTAASVSKAVCVVPCSKLEVCFKAETVPVSKVNQGSQHANTSYISEKLSIGCLASSSLAGLKSNISSDTDSKEYQIGSTASHRRTAEGSQSSDENVKRPLKTAPAKPVRFTIAPAWQRSLSGGSNSKEDSYSKSSPTSPIRPEFFEGMTKEHTRFDAVVQESAKTNSDRFDRDCKDRDLHLNSFMEWADHETQNLESPFGVRLRRTSSLLKYQNESCVEPPKLIPSAFPIASFASVKEDQKLMGTGKPSPSPPVSTKSVVKKPDLQEDKNPPKARSEEVAKKQNGHKPSEKVSPYLETTSSEPAWVSMAKLKQKGFQDHPLAKEHKDEDKALTKVDQEEQEFCISENTLKKNMPSSSQDKKTQMKTSVSAAAGKAGPISQEASVVPAVEKEARHSSNLPMTPCSPAEPPWLSLAKKKAKAWSEMPQIVQ